Below is a window of bacterium DNA.
GTACTCGCCCACGCCCGACGCCGCCAGCCCCGTCAGGATGTCCAGGGAGCCCTGGCCGTTGCCGCCGACGATGTTGCCGGTGAAGCTGCGGTCGCGCGGGATCAGGCGCAGGCCGTTGGCCGCCAGGAAGTGGATGCGGTGGTTGTCGTGGCCCTGTAGGTGGACGTCGTCGTCCAGGATCACGCCCCAGACGCCGTGCGGTTGGAAGTCGTCGCCGAGCCAGTCGTTGACGCCGTTGGACGGGTAGCCCGAGGTGTTGAGCCAGACGCGCTCGGGGACCCAGGCGACGTGCGGCTCGTAACCGTAGCGCGTGGCGACCATGTCGGTCTCGACGGAGACCGCCCAGTCGTTCATCTCGTCGCGCACGAAGGGCATGATGTGCTGCGCGTAGGCGGAGGTGAGCATGCCGGCCCAGCCCGCGGCCGCGCCGTCGGCGAGCCAGCCGTTGAAGTCCAGCGGGTCGCCGTTGTTGTGCGCCCACTCGGCGGCGGTCTGCAGCGGACCCGAGAGGTGGAAGTTGCCCGGAACGCCGGTCCCCTGGTGCACCTGGAGCGCCTCGTCGAAGCCGCTACCCTCGAGGTCGGCGCTGCGGCCGTGGAAGACGTCGCTGTAGCCGAGGCCCTGGTTCCCGTGCAGGACCAGCGCGCAGTTGGCGGCATACAGCTTGTCGGGCGGATCGCTGACGACGACCGTCTCGCCCGCCAGGGTGCTGACCGTGAACTCGAGGGGACCCGAGGCGAGATCCGGCGGCAGGTCCAGCCAGACCGCGTCGGGATCGCCCGCCCGCTTGCCGGCTCCGGCCGCCGCGTAGGCGTCGCCCGCGAGCCCGAGCCGATCCTCGAACAGGACCCGCGACCCGGCGGCGCCCGCGACGGTCACCCGCAACGGCACCTCGGCCGGGCCCGCGGCCAGGGCGCTGCCGGGGAACAGGCCCGCCGGATTCGCCGCGAGGCTCAGGAAGCTGATGCGCAGCCGGTCGGCGCCCTCGCCGCGGTGCCGCGTCACCGCCAGCACGTCGGCGCAGGGGGGCAGGCCCGGCAGGCGGCCCACGCCGTCGACGCCCAGGACGGTCACCGTCCACCCCGCCGTCTCGATACCGGCGGCTCGGGCGGGGCTGACCGCCAGCGCGACCAAGGTGCCGAACACGAGAAAACCGGCCGTCTTGCGGCCGCAGGGCGAGCGGTGCATGGCATCCCCCCGGGCGCCGCCTCGGCGGCGCCCGCCTTGGATCACGACCAAACAGACGCGTTGGGACGCTCGGGGAGCATCCGGAGCGCAGGATTCCATAGAAGATTGTATCAAAACTTGTTGGGGAATTGCAAGTAGCATCGACCGGGACGGCCGGGATCAGCCTTTGACGCCGCCCAGGGTCAAACCGGAGATCAAATAGCGGCTCAGCACCAGGAACAGCACCACCACCGGGATGCAGACCAGGACCGACCCGGCGGCGTAGTTGGCCCACTCGGTCTGGTAGGTGGTGGCCAGCGACTCGAGGCCCAGCGGCAGGGTGTGCAGTTCGGCGCTCGGCAGCATGACCCGCGCCACGATGAACTCGCTCCAGCCGGTCATGAAGGAGAACAGCCCGGTGATGACCAGCGCCGGCGCGCTCAGGGGCAGGGTCACGCGGCGGAAGGCCTGGAAGCGGCTGGCGCCGTCGATCAGCGCCGCCTCCTCGAGGTCGACCGGGATCGTGTCGTAGTAGCCCTTCATGGTCCAGACGCAGAACGGCAGCGCCGTGGCCACGTAGGCGATCACCACCCCGACCAGGGTGTCCACCAGCTGGACCTTGCGCATGATCATGTACAGGGGCAGCAGCAGCATCGTCGCGGGGAACATCTGGGTCACGAGGATCCCCTGCAGGGCGGCGCCGCGCCCGCGGAAGCGGGAGCGGGAGAAGGCGTAGCCGGCGAGGCTGGCCAGCGACACGCCGATCAGCGCCGTGCTCACCGACACCAGCAGGCTGTTGCGCAGCCAGGTCGGGAACGGCTTGTCGAACAGGATGGCGCGGTAGGCGCCCAGCGTGGCGTCCCGTGGGATCAGGCGCAGGTCGGTGGTGTAGAGCTGGTCGCCGGGCCGCAGCGAGATGTTGACGACCTGCAGGATCGGGTAGATGGAGAACAGCACGAACAGCCAGACCAGCGCGTGCACCCACACGTGGCTCCAGAGCCGGGCCGCCGGGCGCGCGCGCATCAGAACGCCTCCCGGTCCGCGGCGCGCTGGTAGATCTTCACGATCCCGAACAGGGTCAGGAAGATGAAGACCGAGAAGGCCGCCGCGTAGCCGTAGCGGTAGTAGGTGAAGGCGGCCTTGTAGACGTAGGTCACCAGGATGTGGCTCTTGTCGCCCGGTTCGCCCTGCTTGGTCACCAGCCAGATCACGTTGAGGTTGTTGAAGGTCCAGATCGTGCCCAGCACGATCGCCGGCGTCAGCACCGGCTTGAGCATCGGCAGCGTGATCGCCGTGAAGCGGCGCCAGGCGCCGGCCCCGTCGATGCGGGCCGCCTCGTAGAGCTCCTCCGGGATGCTCTGCAGGCCGCCCAGGGCCACGACCATGATGAACGGGAAGCCGAGCCAGATGTTCGTGAGCGTGGCGGCGGCGAAGGCCGTCCACTCCCCGCCCAGCCAGGCCACCGGCCCGAGCCCCAACCGGCCCAGCAGCAGGTTCACCGAGCCGTACTCCAGGTTGAACATGCCGCGCCAGGTCAGCGCCGAGATGTACTGCGGCATGGCCCAGGGCAGGATCAGCAGGGCGCGGTACAGCGGGCGGCCGGGCAGGCGGCGGTTCAGCAGCAGGGCCGCGCCCACGCCCAGGGTCACGTGGAAGACGAGGTTGACGCCCGTCCACAGGAAGGTCCGCAGCAGCACGCTCAGGAATTCCGGCTCGCGCAGCAGCTTCGCGTAGTTGGTCAGCCCGTTGAACGCCGGGTCGCGGAAGTGGAACATGTTCCAGTTCGTGAACGACATCCCGACGTTGTAGAGGAAGGGGTACGCCACCACCAGCAGCAGCACCGCGGCGGTGGGCGCCAGGAACCAGAGGGCCAGGCGGCCGCCCCGGGACTCGAGATCCGCGACCGCGCTGCGGGCGCTCACTCCCGCATCTCCGCGATCAGGCGCACGGCCCGCTCCTGCATGCGGGCGGCGGCCTCCGCGGGCGTCGCCTCGCCGCTGAGGCAGGCCTGGTAGGCGGGGCGCATGGCGTCCCAGATGGCCCGCATCTCGCTGACGATGGGCATGATGCGCCCGTGGTCGACCTGGCGGCGCGAGGCGGCCAGCAGCGGGTCGGCCACCAGTTCCGGGTCGGCGCGCACCTCGATGTCGCCCGGCAGCACCGCCAGCTCGCGCGCCAGGTCCTTCTGCACCTCGGGCGAGGTCAGCCAGCGCAACAGGGCCAGGGTGGCCGGCAGGCTCTTGGCGTGCGTGTAGCGGTTCACCGAGTAGCACTTGGCCGCGGTCATCGGCGTGGGCCACAGCCCGGTGGCGGGGATGCGCGGCAGCAGGCCCAGTTCGATGTCCACGCCGGCCTGCCGGTAGCCGTCCCACGACCAGGGACCGTTGACGATGTAGGCGGCCCGCCCCTCCTTGAACAGCGTGTCGGCCAGCTGGTAGTCGCACTCGCGCGGCATCACGCCGGCGTCCACGAGGCTCTTGAGGAAGGCCAGGGCGTCGATCATGCCCTGCGAATCGAGGGTCGGGTTCGCCTGCGCGTCCATGACCCAGCCGCCGAAGCCGCCCAGCCACGGCACCAGGAAGAAGGGCTCGATGCGGTCGAAGACCACGCCGTAGACCTCGGGCTTGCCGTCGCCGTCGCGGTCGACGGTCAGGCGGCGCAGCTGCTCGACCCAGGCGTCGGCGTCGGCGGGGATCGCGTCGACGTGCGCGCGGTTGGCCACCAGGGTCAGGTGGTTGCCCACCTGGTCGGGCAGGCCCCAGACGTGCCCCTCGAGCGTCGGCAGGCCGGAGGGGTCGAAGCGCGCCAGCACCTCGGGCGGCAGCAGTTCGTCCAGCGGCAGGATCAGGTCCATGATCACGAAGGGGCCGACCTGGTCCGAGGGGCCGTAGACCAGGTTGGGGCCGCCCATGGCCATGGCCGCGGTCTGGAACTGGGTGCGCAGGTCCTCGGTGTTGTAGTTGGCGCGGGAGATGCGGATGGCGGCGTATTCGGGGTGGGCGGTCCGGAACTCGCCGATGTGCTTCTCGAGCAGGGTGCGCTCGCGGGGGTCCATCTGCTCCCAGATCACGACCTGGTCGGCGCGGTCGACTCTTCCACAGCCGCCGGCGGCCGCCAGCAGCGACAGGCAGGCGACGAACGGCGCGGTGCGGTGGGGGCGCGGGCGGTTCATGGTCCTGCGAGGCTACCCCGCCGGGCCCGTCCCGCGCAATCGGAATGTGGTGGCGCGGCGGTCGCCACGCAGCCTATAATGCCGGCTCCCGGAACGCGACCACGTCCACCGACCGGAGCGGGGCGATCCCATGCGAGCCAGCCAACTCCTGCGTACCCGCGCGGCCCTGGCCGCGCTGCTCGTCCTGCTGGGCGCCGCGGGCGCCGCGGCCGAGCCCTTCCACGCACCGACCGTCGACGGACTCATCGCCGGCGACGGCGTCGACTGGGCGTCGCCCGACCGCGTGCTCGACGACTTCGACGACGACGGCAACCAGCGCTCGGGCAACGTCCGGCACCTGTGGCTCACCTGGGACGAAGAGAACCTCTACCTGGGTCTGAACTACCAGGCCCT
It encodes the following:
- a CDS encoding sugar ABC transporter permease; protein product: MRARPAARLWSHVWVHALVWLFVLFSIYPILQVVNISLRPGDQLYTTDLRLIPRDATLGAYRAILFDKPFPTWLRNSLLVSVSTALIGVSLASLAGYAFSRSRFRGRGAALQGILVTQMFPATMLLLPLYMIMRKVQLVDTLVGVVIAYVATALPFCVWTMKGYYDTIPVDLEEAALIDGASRFQAFRRVTLPLSAPALVITGLFSFMTGWSEFIVARVMLPSAELHTLPLGLESLATTYQTEWANYAAGSVLVCIPVVVLFLVLSRYLISGLTLGGVKG
- a CDS encoding extracellular solute-binding protein, coding for MNRPRPHRTAPFVACLSLLAAAGGCGRVDRADQVVIWEQMDPRERTLLEKHIGEFRTAHPEYAAIRISRANYNTEDLRTQFQTAAMAMGGPNLVYGPSDQVGPFVIMDLILPLDELLPPEVLARFDPSGLPTLEGHVWGLPDQVGNHLTLVANRAHVDAIPADADAWVEQLRRLTVDRDGDGKPEVYGVVFDRIEPFFLVPWLGGFGGWVMDAQANPTLDSQGMIDALAFLKSLVDAGVMPRECDYQLADTLFKEGRAAYIVNGPWSWDGYRQAGVDIELGLLPRIPATGLWPTPMTAAKCYSVNRYTHAKSLPATLALLRWLTSPEVQKDLARELAVLPGDIEVRADPELVADPLLAASRRQVDHGRIMPIVSEMRAIWDAMRPAYQACLSGEATPAEAAARMQERAVRLIAEMRE
- a CDS encoding sugar ABC transporter permease — protein: MSARSAVADLESRGGRLALWFLAPTAAVLLLVVAYPFLYNVGMSFTNWNMFHFRDPAFNGLTNYAKLLREPEFLSVLLRTFLWTGVNLVFHVTLGVGAALLLNRRLPGRPLYRALLILPWAMPQYISALTWRGMFNLEYGSVNLLLGRLGLGPVAWLGGEWTAFAAATLTNIWLGFPFIMVVALGGLQSIPEELYEAARIDGAGAWRRFTAITLPMLKPVLTPAIVLGTIWTFNNLNVIWLVTKQGEPGDKSHILVTYVYKAAFTYYRYGYAAAFSVFIFLTLFGIVKIYQRAADREAF